The following are encoded together in the Xanthomonas sacchari genome:
- a CDS encoding PepSY domain-containing protein, whose product MKQGFRQSMAWLHTWSGLLVSWVLLLIFMAGTASYFRNEISQWMRPELPRTQPSTDVVAARAVALLQREAPQSPQWFVSLANPRAPFTDLFWRNPPPADGSRPSRKELFGNALLDPVSGEASQTRETRGGDFFYRLHFDLHYMPALWARYIVGFCAMFMLVAIISGVITHKKIFKDFFTFRPAKGQRSWLDFHNASAVLALPYHAMITYTGLVTLMLMYLPWGIKTAYPDAEQAFYAEAFQEPQNLREASGTPGRMLPIAQLLDVARREWGAQAPIAGFTVYNAGDAAAAIQIRQGDGQRLSYTTPSLLLDATSGQILGRSGELGAAAETRSTLYGLHLAHFAGPWLRWLFFGCGLLGCLMVASGAILWAVKERPKHAKAGRIGLGLRLVDALNIGTVAGLPIAFAAYFWGNRLLPLHLESRPENEAAVFFLAWAAALIAAQVWPKRAMWAWQLYAGAALFGLLPLLNALTTEAHLGVSLLAGDWALAGFDLVCLFLGVALALAARRMQRWQPPLSAAERRARERGGSAKPVLATEGA is encoded by the coding sequence ATGAAGCAGGGATTCCGCCAATCGATGGCCTGGCTGCATACCTGGAGCGGGCTGCTGGTGTCGTGGGTGCTGCTGCTGATCTTCATGGCCGGCACCGCCAGCTATTTCCGCAACGAGATCAGCCAGTGGATGCGCCCGGAACTGCCGCGCACGCAGCCGAGCACCGACGTGGTCGCCGCACGCGCGGTGGCGCTGCTGCAGCGCGAGGCGCCGCAGTCGCCGCAGTGGTTCGTGTCGCTGGCCAACCCGCGCGCGCCGTTCACCGACCTGTTCTGGCGCAATCCGCCGCCGGCCGACGGCAGCCGCCCGAGCCGCAAGGAACTGTTCGGCAACGCCCTGCTCGACCCGGTCAGCGGCGAGGCCAGCCAGACCCGCGAGACCCGCGGCGGCGACTTCTTCTACCGCCTGCACTTCGACCTGCACTACATGCCGGCACTGTGGGCGCGCTACATCGTCGGCTTCTGCGCGATGTTCATGCTGGTGGCGATCATCAGCGGCGTGATCACCCACAAGAAGATCTTCAAGGACTTCTTCACCTTCCGCCCGGCCAAGGGCCAGCGTTCGTGGCTGGACTTCCACAACGCCAGCGCGGTGCTGGCCCTGCCCTACCACGCGATGATCACCTACACCGGGCTGGTCACGCTGATGCTGATGTATCTGCCGTGGGGCATCAAGACCGCCTACCCCGACGCCGAGCAGGCGTTCTACGCCGAAGCGTTCCAGGAGCCGCAGAACCTGCGCGAGGCCAGCGGCACGCCCGGACGCATGCTGCCGATCGCGCAACTGCTGGACGTGGCGCGCCGCGAATGGGGCGCGCAGGCGCCGATCGCCGGCTTCACCGTGTACAACGCCGGCGACGCCGCCGCGGCGATCCAGATCCGCCAGGGCGACGGCCAGCGCCTGAGCTACACCACGCCCTCGCTGCTGCTGGACGCGACCAGCGGGCAGATCCTGGGCCGCAGCGGCGAACTCGGCGCCGCCGCCGAGACCCGCAGCACCCTGTATGGCCTGCACCTGGCCCACTTCGCCGGCCCCTGGCTGCGCTGGCTGTTCTTCGGCTGCGGCCTGCTCGGCTGCCTGATGGTGGCCAGCGGCGCGATCCTGTGGGCAGTCAAGGAACGGCCCAAGCACGCCAAGGCCGGACGCATCGGCCTGGGCCTGCGCCTGGTCGACGCGCTCAACATCGGCACCGTGGCCGGGCTGCCGATCGCCTTCGCCGCGTATTTCTGGGGCAACCGGCTGCTGCCGCTGCACCTGGAATCGCGCCCGGAAAACGAAGCGGCGGTGTTCTTCCTGGCCTGGGCCGCGGCGCTGATCGCGGCCCAGGTGTGGCCGAAGCGTGCGATGTGGGCCTGGCAGCTGTATGCCGGCGCGGCGCTGTTCGGCCTGCTGCCGCTGCTCAACGCCCTCACCACCGAGGCCCACTTGGGCGTGAGCCTGCTGGCCGGCGACTGGGCACTGGCCGGGTTCGACCTGGTCTGCCTGTTCCTCGGCGTGGCCCTGGCGCTGGCCGCACGCCGCATGCAGCGCTGGCAACCGCCGCTGTCGGCGGCCGAACGCCGCGCCCGCGAACGCGGCGGATCGGCCAAGCCGGTGCTGGCCACGGAG
- a CDS encoding DUF3649 domain-containing protein codes for MHPFPPAPPRLSTPPTAASRGLPPWLGVLARTVAAIVGGYALAAAAAVLLPLLWPSLRAQAVLSGMMVGILVCACTALWAFAARSAGRAWLGIAALLAPMALAIAWLQQHAP; via the coding sequence ATGCACCCATTTCCGCCAGCGCCGCCGCGCCTCTCCACTCCGCCCACCGCCGCCTCGCGCGGGCTGCCGCCCTGGCTGGGCGTGCTGGCACGCACCGTGGCCGCCATCGTCGGCGGCTACGCGCTGGCCGCAGCCGCCGCAGTGCTGCTGCCGCTGCTGTGGCCGTCGCTGCGTGCGCAGGCGGTGCTGAGCGGCATGATGGTCGGCATCCTGGTCTGCGCCTGCACCGCACTGTGGGCGTTCGCCGCGCGCAGCGCCGGGCGCGCCTGGCTGGGCATCGCCGCGCTGCTGGCGCCGATGGCGCTGGCCATCGCCTGGCTGCAGCAGCACGCGCCATGA
- a CDS encoding tetratricopeptide repeat protein, which yields MPGFVLAAAAMLSIALFAVLRPLLMHHTGARAERGVALLLALLLPLLGAGLYWHVGTPTALAGVPLQPPPSAVDPNDRALQDVLQQAWDAQQARRPQDAQRAYAQALRLDPDNVEALLGWAETDMAQHADLAVGHAARAMLDRVLAQQPDNQRALWMRGIAAFQQQRYADAAGDWRHLSTLLPAASPLREAVAQKIAAAETMLTAPTAATTTPR from the coding sequence ATGCCCGGCTTTGTCCTGGCCGCCGCCGCGATGCTGAGCATCGCCCTGTTCGCGGTGCTGCGCCCGTTGCTCATGCACCACACCGGCGCACGCGCGGAGCGTGGTGTGGCGCTGCTGCTGGCGCTGCTCCTGCCCTTGCTCGGCGCCGGCCTCTACTGGCACGTCGGCACCCCGACGGCCCTGGCCGGTGTGCCGCTGCAGCCGCCGCCGTCCGCAGTGGATCCGAACGACCGAGCGCTGCAGGACGTGTTGCAGCAGGCCTGGGACGCCCAGCAGGCGAGGCGACCGCAGGACGCGCAGCGCGCCTACGCGCAGGCCCTGCGCCTGGACCCGGACAACGTCGAGGCACTGCTCGGTTGGGCGGAGACCGACATGGCACAACACGCGGATCTGGCCGTCGGCCACGCCGCCCGCGCCATGCTCGACCGGGTCCTGGCGCAGCAACCCGACAACCAGCGGGCGCTGTGGATGCGCGGCATCGCCGCCTTCCAGCAGCAGCGCTACGCCGATGCGGCCGGCGACTGGCGCCACCTGTCGACCCTGCTGCCCGCCGCGTCGCCGCTGCGCGAGGCGGTGGCGCAGAAGATCGCCGCTGCCGAGACCATGCTGACCGCACCAACAGCAGCGACGACCACGCCGCGCTGA
- a CDS encoding cytochrome c-type biogenesis protein, which yields MRWWRLLVLLWVIGGAVPAFAQAVDPLPFKDHAQEQRFQQLTAQLRCLVCQNENLADSDATLARDLRHQVFAQLQAGRSDAQIKQYMVDRYSAFVLYDPPLAPGTWLLWFGPALLLLGGAGVIVATLRQRRRAIGTATAEPDAEDAW from the coding sequence ATGCGGTGGTGGCGGTTGCTGGTGCTGCTTTGGGTGATAGGCGGCGCAGTGCCGGCCTTCGCCCAGGCGGTCGACCCGTTACCCTTCAAGGACCATGCGCAGGAGCAGCGCTTCCAGCAATTGACCGCGCAATTGCGCTGCCTGGTCTGCCAGAACGAGAACCTGGCCGATTCCGACGCCACCCTTGCGCGCGACCTGCGCCACCAAGTGTTCGCGCAACTGCAGGCCGGGCGCAGCGATGCGCAGATCAAGCAGTACATGGTCGATCGCTACTCCGCCTTCGTGCTGTACGACCCGCCGCTGGCGCCGGGCACCTGGCTGCTGTGGTTCGGGCCGGCACTGTTGCTGCTGGGCGGCGCCGGCGTGATCGTGGCGACGCTGCGCCAGCGCCGTCGCGCCATCGGCACCGCGACGGCGGAACCGGACGCAGAGGACGCCTGGTGA
- a CDS encoding DsbE family thiol:disulfide interchange protein, which produces MSRLLPLAAFVLLAALFGFGLWWSRSHDPREVPSPLLGKPVPAFALPRLDRPDLRSGSEALRGHPYLLNVFGSWCMACSEEHPLLMAQARHLGVTLVGYAYRDDPQDTAAWLAQRGNPYALVLVDADGQRAIDLGVYGAPETFLIDAEGVVRYKHVGVLTPQVLADEVRPAVAALGGARR; this is translated from the coding sequence ATGAGCCGGCTGCTGCCGCTGGCCGCGTTCGTGCTGCTGGCCGCGCTGTTCGGATTCGGCCTGTGGTGGAGCCGCAGCCACGATCCGCGCGAGGTGCCCTCGCCGCTGCTGGGCAAACCGGTGCCGGCGTTTGCGCTGCCGCGCCTGGATCGCCCGGACCTGCGCAGCGGCAGCGAGGCGCTGCGTGGCCATCCGTATCTGCTCAACGTGTTCGGCAGCTGGTGCATGGCCTGCAGCGAGGAGCATCCGCTGCTGATGGCGCAGGCGCGGCACCTGGGCGTGACCCTGGTCGGCTACGCCTATCGCGACGATCCGCAGGACACCGCCGCCTGGCTGGCGCAGCGCGGCAATCCGTATGCGCTGGTGCTGGTAGACGCCGACGGCCAGCGCGCCATCGACCTGGGCGTGTACGGCGCCCCGGAAACCTTCCTGATCGATGCCGAGGGCGTGGTCCGCTACAAGCACGTCGGCGTGCTGACGCCGCAGGTGCTGGCCGACGAAGTGCGCCCAGCGGTTGCCGCGCTCGGCGGAGCGCGGCGATGA
- a CDS encoding heme lyase CcmF/NrfE family subunit: MSAELGQCALILALLLALVQGVLPLLGAWRGQRAWMAVARPAAYAQAGFAWLAFGLLGYVLLQLDFSVRYVAANANLAQPWYYRLAAVWGAHEGSLLLWIAILNLWTVALARSGRHLPEAFAARVLGVLGLISSGFLAFVLFTSNPFVRLSPMPRDGSELNPVLQDPGMVLHPPVLYTGYVGFSVAFAFAIAALLGGEQQQAWVRWARPWTNVAWGFLSAGIVAGSWWAYAELGWGGWWFWDPVENASFMPWLVGAALIHTQAVTEKRGALGAWTLLLSILAFSLSLLGTFLVRSGVLTSVHAFAADPRRGLYILGFLVLVVGGSLLLYALRAPRLAAGKPFAALSRETAILVGNLMLSVAAAMVLLGTLFPLLGDALRLGKISVGPPYFGLLFPLLMLPVVLLLPFGPYLRWGRTEPGALRAVAARAGLAALGCALLAWLLSAGTLRAVAGVAAAAWVGVGTALYALTRWRAPRGRRFPAELAGMLLAHAGVAVFVAGVLLSESLSVERDVRLDPGQSAQIGAHSFRFDGVQLIDGPNWKAEQGTVSLLREGAVVAVLHPQKRLYSSERIQTEAAIDAGVLRDLYVALGEPVDDQHIEYGWTLRLYDKPFIRWIWAGGLLMMLGGFVSAGARRLRAQPAATSATAPAALAGAAP; the protein is encoded by the coding sequence ATGAGCGCCGAACTCGGCCAGTGCGCGCTGATCCTGGCCTTGCTGCTGGCGCTGGTGCAGGGCGTACTGCCGCTGCTCGGCGCCTGGCGCGGCCAGCGCGCCTGGATGGCGGTGGCGCGGCCGGCCGCCTACGCCCAGGCCGGCTTCGCCTGGCTGGCTTTCGGCCTGCTCGGCTACGTGTTGCTGCAGCTGGATTTCTCGGTGCGCTACGTCGCCGCCAACGCCAACCTTGCGCAGCCCTGGTACTACCGGCTGGCCGCGGTGTGGGGCGCGCATGAAGGCTCGCTGCTGCTGTGGATCGCCATCCTCAACCTGTGGACGGTGGCGCTGGCGCGCAGCGGCCGGCACCTGCCGGAAGCGTTCGCCGCGCGCGTGCTCGGCGTGCTCGGGCTGATCTCCAGCGGCTTCCTGGCCTTCGTCCTGTTCACCTCCAACCCGTTCGTACGGCTGTCGCCGATGCCGCGCGACGGCAGCGAACTCAACCCGGTGCTGCAGGACCCGGGCATGGTGCTGCACCCGCCGGTGCTGTACACCGGCTACGTCGGTTTCTCGGTGGCCTTCGCCTTCGCCATCGCCGCCCTGCTCGGCGGCGAGCAGCAGCAGGCCTGGGTACGCTGGGCGCGGCCGTGGACCAACGTCGCCTGGGGCTTCCTCAGCGCCGGCATCGTCGCCGGCAGCTGGTGGGCCTATGCCGAGCTGGGCTGGGGCGGCTGGTGGTTCTGGGACCCGGTGGAGAACGCCAGCTTCATGCCGTGGCTGGTGGGCGCGGCGCTGATCCACACCCAGGCGGTCACCGAGAAGCGCGGCGCGCTCGGCGCATGGACCCTGCTGCTGTCGATCCTGGCGTTCTCGCTGTCGTTGCTGGGCACCTTCCTGGTGCGCTCGGGGGTGCTGACCTCGGTGCATGCCTTCGCCGCCGACCCGCGTCGCGGCCTGTACATTCTCGGCTTCCTGGTGCTGGTGGTCGGCGGCTCGTTGCTGCTGTACGCACTGCGCGCGCCACGCCTGGCCGCGGGCAAGCCGTTCGCCGCGCTGTCGCGGGAGACCGCGATCCTGGTCGGCAACCTGATGCTCAGCGTGGCCGCGGCGATGGTGCTGCTGGGCACGCTGTTCCCGCTGCTCGGCGATGCGCTGCGGCTGGGCAAGATTTCGGTCGGGCCGCCCTACTTCGGCCTGCTGTTCCCGTTGCTGATGTTGCCGGTGGTCTTGCTGTTGCCGTTCGGCCCCTACCTGCGCTGGGGCCGCACCGAACCCGGCGCACTGCGCGCGGTCGCCGCCCGCGCCGGGCTGGCCGCGCTCGGCTGCGCGCTGCTGGCATGGCTGTTGAGCGCGGGCACGCTGCGTGCGGTGGCCGGCGTCGCCGCCGCGGCCTGGGTCGGCGTCGGCACCGCCCTGTATGCGCTGACCCGCTGGCGCGCGCCGCGTGGCCGCCGCTTCCCCGCCGAACTGGCCGGCATGCTGCTCGCGCATGCCGGGGTCGCGGTGTTCGTGGCCGGCGTGCTGCTGTCGGAAAGCCTGTCGGTGGAACGCGACGTGCGCCTGGATCCCGGCCAGAGCGCGCAGATCGGCGCGCACAGCTTCCGCTTCGATGGCGTGCAGTTGATCGATGGCCCCAACTGGAAAGCCGAACAAGGCACGGTGAGCCTGCTGCGCGAAGGCGCCGTCGTGGCGGTGCTGCACCCGCAGAAGCGCCTGTACAGCAGCGAGCGGATCCAGACCGAGGCGGCGATCGACGCCGGCGTGCTGCGCGACCTGTATGTCGCGCTCGGCGAGCCGGTCGACGACCAGCACATCGAATACGGCTGGACCCTACGCCTGTACGACAAGCCCTTCATCCGCTGGATCTGGGCCGGTGGCCTGCTGATGATGCTCGGCGGTTTCGTCAGCGCCGGCGCGCGCCGCCTGCGTGCGCAGCCGGCTGCGACAAGCGCTACCGCGCCGGCCGCGCTCGCCGGAGCTGCGCCATGA
- the ccmE gene encoding cytochrome c maturation protein CcmE has translation MHPTRKRRLLLVLLLLGAAALATGLFVLALQHNISYLFTPSQVQAGAARDYRVFRLGGMVKAGSIARSADSLQVQFTVIDKAGATAVAYTGILPDLFRDNQAVIATGSMQGARFVATEVLAKHDETYMPQELKDAMAQAHADRAKTARTAAAAAAITARP, from the coding sequence ATGCATCCCACCCGTAAGCGCCGCCTGCTGCTGGTGCTGCTGTTGCTCGGCGCCGCAGCGCTGGCCACCGGCCTGTTCGTGCTGGCCCTGCAGCACAACATCAGCTACCTGTTCACCCCCAGCCAGGTGCAGGCCGGCGCGGCCCGGGACTACCGGGTGTTCCGGCTCGGCGGCATGGTCAAGGCCGGCTCGATCGCACGCAGCGCCGATTCGCTGCAGGTGCAGTTCACCGTGATCGACAAGGCCGGTGCCACCGCCGTGGCCTACACCGGCATCCTGCCCGACTTGTTCCGCGACAACCAGGCGGTGATCGCCACCGGCTCAATGCAGGGTGCGCGCTTCGTCGCCACCGAGGTGCTGGCCAAGCACGACGAGACCTACATGCCGCAGGAACTGAAGGACGCGATGGCGCAGGCGCATGCCGATCGCGCCAAGACCGCTCGCACCGCCGCGGCGGCGGCTGCGATCACGGCGCGGCCATGA
- the ccmD gene encoding heme exporter protein CcmD, producing MSGFWAMGGYAVYVWSAYALALVVLLLDSVLPRRRQRRLLADIRAQVTRERARRVRDNAAAVGVRDASHP from the coding sequence ATGAGCGGGTTCTGGGCGATGGGCGGCTACGCCGTCTACGTGTGGAGCGCGTACGCGCTGGCCCTGGTGGTGCTGCTCCTGGACAGCGTGCTGCCGCGCCGCCGCCAGCGTCGCCTGCTCGCCGACATCCGTGCGCAAGTGACGCGCGAACGGGCCCGGCGCGTCCGCGACAACGCCGCCGCTGTTGGAGTTCGCGATGCATCCCACCCGTAA
- a CDS encoding heme ABC transporter permease yields MRSWIPLWLHRLGAPPTAYRVAGAVRPWSLAAAMLLGAVAAYGGLVLAPPDYQQHDAYRIIFVHVPCAWMSLFVYAAMGMAGLVALVWRIKLAEIVCMASAPIGAAFTFVTLCTGSLWGRPMWGTWWTWDARLTSELVLLFLYLGVIGLHRAIDDPRQGARAAALLALVGLINLPIVHYSVVWWNTLHQGSTVRVLGPSTMPLSMLWPLLTGVVASKCYYVASLCGRLRTDLLALERGKAWVRAIAMQSSPVPASPADTMPLPAEHAA; encoded by the coding sequence ATGCGTTCCTGGATCCCGCTCTGGTTGCACCGGCTCGGCGCGCCGCCGACGGCCTATCGCGTGGCCGGCGCGGTGCGTCCGTGGAGCCTGGCCGCGGCCATGCTGCTCGGCGCCGTGGCCGCCTACGGCGGGCTGGTGCTGGCGCCACCGGATTACCAGCAGCACGATGCCTACCGCATCATCTTCGTGCACGTGCCCTGCGCGTGGATGAGCCTATTCGTCTACGCGGCGATGGGCATGGCCGGCCTGGTCGCGCTGGTGTGGCGGATCAAACTGGCGGAAATCGTCTGCATGGCCTCGGCGCCGATCGGCGCGGCCTTCACCTTCGTCACCCTGTGCACCGGCTCGCTGTGGGGCCGGCCGATGTGGGGCACGTGGTGGACCTGGGATGCGCGGCTGACCTCGGAACTGGTGCTGCTGTTCCTGTACCTGGGCGTGATCGGCCTGCACCGCGCCATCGACGATCCGCGCCAGGGCGCGCGCGCCGCCGCGCTGCTGGCGCTGGTCGGGCTGATCAACCTGCCGATCGTGCATTACTCGGTGGTGTGGTGGAACACCCTGCACCAGGGCTCCACGGTGCGCGTGCTCGGCCCGTCGACGATGCCGCTGTCGATGCTGTGGCCGCTGCTGACCGGCGTGGTCGCCAGCAAGTGCTATTACGTCGCCAGCCTGTGCGGGCGCCTGCGCACCGACCTGTTGGCGCTGGAGCGCGGCAAGGCCTGGGTGCGGGCGATCGCCATGCAGTCCTCGCCGGTGCCGGCGTCGCCAGCGGACACCATGCCGCTGCCAGCGGAACACGCGGCATGA
- a CDS encoding S8 family serine peptidase gives MKLRLACLLVACLGLGACAHAAPAAIADPAPAAKAPSLDPSPALDSQRQIVLAVANPMAAPSRHAGSNLLGYASARYYGAGTQAVATLDALNKRYGLREVAGWPIKALGLYCVVLEPAPGSDRAALLAQLAKDDRVALSQPLQDFGTYSADSQAAATPTQPLRYNDPYVDMQRGFAATNAATAQALSQGQGVDVAIVDTGVDTAHPDLRGRLRNTRDLVAADPGAFNRDHHGTEVAGIIAAGSNNHLGIVGIAPKAMLDVYKACWYPQRPGAGAGCNSFTLAKALAAIGDTRTRIINLSLGGPADPLLRKLLEQLLREGRIVVAAMPPNGRLDGFPDGIPGVIVVRSSTATPAPAGVLSAPGEDILTTQPNGGYDFTSGSSMATAHVSGVVALLLALAPQLDARSVHDLLLRTSRTRDGLLQVDAAAAVQALPRSAPLAR, from the coding sequence ATGAAGCTGCGTCTTGCCTGCCTGCTCGTCGCCTGCCTGGGCCTGGGCGCCTGCGCCCATGCCGCGCCGGCGGCGATCGCCGATCCTGCGCCAGCGGCCAAGGCGCCGAGCCTGGATCCGTCGCCGGCGCTGGACAGCCAGCGCCAGATCGTCCTCGCCGTGGCCAACCCGATGGCCGCGCCGAGCCGCCACGCCGGCTCCAACCTGCTCGGCTACGCCTCGGCCCGCTACTACGGCGCCGGCACCCAGGCGGTGGCCACCCTGGACGCGCTGAACAAGCGCTACGGCCTGCGCGAGGTCGCCGGCTGGCCAATCAAGGCGCTGGGGCTGTACTGCGTGGTGCTGGAGCCGGCACCGGGCAGCGACCGCGCCGCGCTGCTGGCGCAACTGGCCAAGGACGACCGCGTGGCGCTGTCGCAGCCGCTGCAGGACTTCGGCACGTACTCCGCGGACAGCCAGGCCGCAGCGACGCCGACGCAGCCGCTGCGCTACAACGATCCCTACGTGGACATGCAGCGCGGCTTCGCCGCCACCAACGCGGCCACCGCGCAGGCGCTGAGCCAGGGCCAGGGCGTGGACGTGGCGATCGTCGACACCGGCGTGGACACCGCGCACCCGGACCTGCGCGGGCGCCTGCGCAACACCCGCGACCTGGTCGCCGCCGACCCGGGCGCGTTCAACCGCGACCACCACGGCACCGAGGTCGCCGGCATCATCGCCGCCGGCAGCAACAACCACCTGGGCATCGTCGGCATCGCGCCGAAGGCGATGCTCGACGTGTACAAGGCCTGCTGGTATCCGCAGCGCCCCGGCGCCGGCGCCGGCTGCAACTCCTTCACCCTGGCCAAGGCGCTGGCGGCGATCGGCGACACCCGCACCCGCATCATCAACCTCAGCCTCGGCGGTCCGGCCGACCCGCTGCTGCGCAAGCTGCTGGAACAGTTGCTGCGCGAGGGCCGCATCGTGGTCGCAGCGATGCCGCCCAACGGCCGCCTGGACGGATTTCCCGACGGCATTCCCGGGGTGATCGTGGTGCGCAGCAGCACCGCCACACCGGCGCCGGCGGGCGTGCTCAGCGCGCCGGGCGAGGACATCCTCACCACCCAGCCCAACGGCGGTTACGACTTCACTTCCGGATCGTCGATGGCCACCGCCCACGTCAGCGGCGTGGTCGCGCTGTTGCTGGCGCTGGCGCCGCAACTGGATGCGCGCAGCGTGCACGACCTGCTGCTGCGCACCAGCCGCACACGCGACGGGCTGCTGCAGGTGGACGCCGCCGCCGCGGTGCAGGCGTTGCCGCGCAGCGCGCCCCTCGCCCGCTGA
- a CDS encoding RNA polymerase sigma factor, whose translation MNDTDLLGDATDRMLLRRMAASDREALARLYRAYHGRLCRFLSRLTRRPDIIEEAINDCFWIVWQKAGDFRGDSQVSTWIMGIAYRCGLKAIRHHSDDAIDDGAMAEDHAAAADPDEDRELRDWLGKGLDRLSADQRLVVELVYGLGHKLEEVATIMQCPVGTIKARLFHARVKLRNVLPGLAGDASTLTESA comes from the coding sequence ATGAACGACACCGACCTGCTCGGCGATGCCACCGACCGCATGCTGCTCCGGCGCATGGCGGCCAGCGACCGCGAGGCGCTCGCCCGCCTGTACCGCGCCTACCACGGCCGCCTGTGCCGGTTCCTGTCGCGGCTGACCCGGCGCCCGGACATCATCGAGGAAGCGATCAACGACTGCTTCTGGATCGTCTGGCAGAAGGCCGGCGACTTCCGCGGCGACTCGCAGGTCTCGACCTGGATCATGGGCATCGCCTACCGCTGCGGGCTCAAGGCGATCCGCCACCACAGCGACGACGCCATCGACGACGGCGCGATGGCCGAGGACCACGCCGCGGCGGCCGACCCGGACGAGGACCGCGAGCTGCGCGACTGGCTGGGCAAGGGTCTCGACCGCCTGTCGGCTGACCAGCGCCTGGTGGTGGAACTGGTCTACGGCCTCGGCCACAAGCTGGAAGAGGTCGCCACGATCATGCAGTGCCCGGTGGGCACCATCAAGGCCCGGCTGTTCCATGCCCGGGTCAAGCTTCGCAACGTGTTGCCGGGATTGGCCGGCGATGCGTCCACGCTGACGGAGAGCGCGTGA
- a CDS encoding cytochrome c family protein has product MKRITVFPLCSLLAGLLPLVVAVAPPAHAAGGMPGAGVFASECAECHSAAPAKNKKGPTLFGVVGRRAGSVPDYAYSDAMKQSQWTWSDDKLRSYLSQPASKALPGGKMKYDGLDDAKQLQDLIAYLHSLH; this is encoded by the coding sequence ATGAAACGCATCACTGTCTTCCCCTTGTGCTCGCTGCTGGCCGGCCTGCTGCCGCTGGTGGTCGCGGTGGCGCCGCCCGCGCATGCCGCCGGCGGCATGCCCGGCGCCGGCGTGTTCGCCAGCGAATGCGCCGAATGCCATAGCGCCGCGCCGGCCAAGAACAAGAAGGGCCCGACCCTGTTCGGCGTGGTCGGGCGCCGCGCCGGCAGCGTGCCGGACTACGCCTACTCCGACGCGATGAAGCAGAGCCAGTGGACCTGGAGCGACGACAAACTGCGCAGCTACCTGTCGCAGCCGGCGTCCAAGGCGCTGCCCGGCGGCAAGATGAAGTACGACGGACTGGACGACGCCAAGCAGTTGCAGGACCTGATCGCCTACCTGCACAGCCTGCATTGA
- a CDS encoding cytochrome b: protein MTSPTPAVPTPPTSTSAASAALPRPMVWLHWLTVLCLVLAAGLILLREEVEGRMWRQWLLEGHRHFGLFVLGLFCVRVVLRMRLGKRADPEAGSALMRVLAGATHVVMYTLLLTLPVLGWALSQSMGKPVHLFGATLPELVAADPDLADRLGAWHVDAAWLLLALILLHIGAALWHHFVRRDGVLRRMLPFLRQR, encoded by the coding sequence ATGACCTCGCCCACGCCGGCCGTTCCAACACCACCCACTTCCACATCCGCCGCATCGGCCGCGTTGCCACGGCCGATGGTGTGGCTGCACTGGCTGACCGTGCTGTGCCTGGTGCTGGCGGCGGGGTTGATCCTGCTGCGCGAAGAAGTCGAAGGCCGCATGTGGCGGCAGTGGCTGCTGGAAGGCCACCGCCACTTCGGCCTGTTCGTGCTGGGCTTGTTCTGCGTGCGCGTCGTGTTGCGCATGCGCCTGGGCAAGCGCGCCGACCCGGAGGCGGGCTCGGCGCTGATGCGCGTGCTGGCCGGTGCCACTCACGTGGTGATGTACACGCTGCTGCTGACCTTGCCGGTGCTCGGCTGGGCGCTGAGCCAGTCGATGGGCAAGCCGGTGCATCTGTTCGGCGCCACCCTGCCCGAGCTGGTCGCCGCCGATCCCGATCTCGCCGACCGCCTCGGTGCCTGGCACGTGGATGCCGCCTGGCTGCTGCTGGCCCTGATCCTGCTGCACATCGGCGCAGCGCTCTGGCATCACTTCGTCCGCCGCGATGGCGTGCTGCGCCGGATGCTGCCGTTCCTGCGCCAACGCTGA
- a CDS encoding FdtA/QdtA family cupin domain-containing protein — MAIERIQLRTHGDARGQLVALEQQRDVPFDIRRVYYLFATRNGVHRGQHAHRHLNQLAVALHGSVSFLLDDGSGPVQVVLDDPRQGLLLGSMVWRDLYDFSEDCVLMVLADQTYDPTDYIFDYDEFLREAAGVRRQEA; from the coding sequence ATGGCAATCGAACGAATCCAGTTGCGGACGCACGGCGACGCGCGCGGCCAGCTCGTGGCGCTGGAGCAGCAGCGCGATGTGCCCTTCGACATCCGCCGCGTGTACTACCTGTTCGCCACCCGCAACGGCGTGCATCGCGGCCAGCATGCGCACCGCCATCTCAACCAATTGGCGGTGGCGCTACACGGGTCGGTGTCGTTCCTGCTCGACGACGGCAGCGGGCCGGTGCAGGTGGTGCTGGACGATCCGCGGCAGGGCCTGCTGCTGGGCAGCATGGTCTGGCGCGATCTGTACGACTTCAGCGAGGACTGCGTGCTGATGGTGCTCGCCGACCAGACCTACGACCCCACCGACTACATCTTCGACTACGACGAATTCCTGCGCGAAGCCGCGGGCGTGCGCCGGCAGGAGGCCTAG